Proteins encoded by one window of Chondromyces crocatus:
- a CDS encoding PfkB family carbohydrate kinase, whose translation MRSATYRLTEPSTPRLFDVICAGEALWNLTALRGAFSMRSSALRLRPGGGAANAALALAQQGFRVGLATTLTDDSFGRTVRDRLAAAGVDTGGVSLVPQRLGLVLVTGEPSASKGVPTREEDHAFAVPAGWSSRILLLSGLSPGIAQGASLCKAARAARRRGTPVLVDLNARYHLWTGRDPRAIRSLLAEADVVRCSAEDLAVLRLDEATVRSAMRARAVLVMSRRSGEAWAKGPFGEVRHAPRDVSPLRPPGAGDVFTAAICAELTRRGDLAEGREDRWAQTLQRGQAAVLALGSAR comes from the coding sequence ATGCGCTCAGCGACCTACCGCCTCACCGAGCCTTCGACCCCCCGCTTATTCGACGTCATCTGTGCGGGGGAGGCTTTGTGGAACCTGACCGCCTTGCGCGGCGCCTTCTCGATGCGCTCCTCGGCGCTGCGCCTCCGGCCTGGAGGAGGCGCGGCCAACGCGGCCCTCGCGCTCGCTCAGCAAGGGTTCCGCGTCGGCCTGGCGACCACGCTCACGGACGACAGCTTCGGGCGCACGGTGCGCGATCGGCTCGCGGCGGCCGGCGTCGACACGGGTGGGGTGTCGCTCGTGCCGCAGCGGCTCGGGCTGGTGCTGGTGACGGGAGAGCCGAGCGCGTCGAAGGGGGTGCCCACGCGCGAGGAGGACCATGCGTTCGCCGTGCCCGCCGGGTGGTCGTCGCGGATCCTGCTGCTGTCGGGTCTGTCGCCCGGGATCGCGCAGGGCGCGTCGCTCTGCAAGGCGGCGAGGGCCGCGCGCCGTCGCGGGACGCCGGTGCTGGTCGATCTGAACGCGCGCTACCACCTCTGGACAGGGCGCGACCCACGGGCGATCCGCTCGCTGCTCGCCGAGGCCGACGTGGTGCGCTGTAGCGCCGAGGATCTCGCGGTGCTCCGGCTCGACGAGGCCACGGTGCGGTCGGCGATGCGGGCGCGGGCCGTCCTCGTGATGAGCCGCCGCTCGGGTGAGGCGTGGGCCAAGGGTCCGTTCGGGGAGGTGCGGCACGCGCCGCGGGACGTGTCTCCGCTCCGGCCTCCCGGCGCAGGGGATGTGTTCACCGCCGCGATCTGCGCCGAGCTGACCCGCCGAGGCGACCTCGCCGAGGGCCGAGAGGATCGGTGGGCGCAGACGCTCCAGCGCGGTCAAGCCGCCGTGCTCGCGCTGGGGTCTGCACGTTGA
- a CDS encoding LysR family transcriptional regulator: protein MDLEELRAFLAVVETGSFLGAARLLGVSRTTLRRHAAALEARAGVPLLQSERLGVKPTQAGQLLARQGRAMMQEASALLASIRDVGHDPTGTLRIVLPVGLPPHVLTPLYAALRAAHPRLHVHCRFSDDPLSEPLLDVDLAAHFGEDPPQGHWISHVVLRPRERLLASPAYLARRGTPATLQDLRRHDLLAWQAPGEDACTWRTRKGAAFTVEPTLVATDIHFLRGCCLAGLGLALIPDALLPDPGLDTDALVPVLPDLIGQERPVRLSAPRALAEIPRIKLVLGLVQRFLGTL, encoded by the coding sequence ATGGACCTCGAAGAGCTGCGCGCCTTTCTCGCCGTCGTGGAGACCGGCTCCTTCCTCGGCGCCGCGCGCCTCCTCGGCGTCTCCCGCACCACCCTCCGCCGCCACGCCGCCGCCCTCGAAGCCCGCGCCGGCGTCCCCTTGCTCCAGAGCGAGCGCCTCGGCGTGAAACCCACCCAGGCCGGCCAGCTCCTCGCTCGCCAGGGCCGCGCCATGATGCAAGAGGCCAGCGCCCTCCTCGCCTCCATCCGCGACGTCGGCCACGACCCCACCGGCACCCTGCGCATCGTCCTGCCCGTCGGCCTCCCCCCGCACGTGCTCACCCCGCTCTACGCCGCCCTGCGCGCCGCCCATCCCCGGCTCCACGTCCACTGCCGCTTCAGCGACGACCCCTTGAGCGAGCCCCTCCTCGACGTCGACCTTGCCGCCCATTTCGGCGAAGACCCACCCCAAGGCCACTGGATCTCCCACGTCGTCCTGCGCCCGCGCGAGCGCCTCCTCGCGAGCCCTGCCTACCTCGCCCGCCGTGGCACCCCCGCCACCCTCCAGGACCTGCGGCGCCACGACCTCCTCGCCTGGCAAGCCCCTGGCGAGGACGCCTGCACCTGGCGCACCCGGAAGGGCGCAGCGTTCACCGTGGAGCCCACCCTCGTGGCCACCGACATCCACTTCCTGCGCGGCTGCTGCCTCGCTGGCCTGGGCCTCGCCCTGATCCCCGACGCGCTCCTCCCCGACCCGGGCCTCGACACCGACGCCCTCGTCCCGGTGCTCCCCGACCTCATCGGCCAGGAGCGCCCCGTGCGCCTCAGCGCCCCCCGAGCCCTCGCCGAGATCCCGCGGATCAAGCTGGTCCTCGGCCTCGTGCAGCGCTTCCTCGGCACGCTCTGA
- a CDS encoding multicopper oxidase family protein → MGRDATLRRVGAGLGAVVLASAGLGGCGGEDEGPGGPKEPPAYEDPVELQPDGEGVLQLRYGPSAVEIGGRRFCLRTYNGRLNGPTIRIPRGEARRVRVDLHNDFTKSDYREIAGMMGHGRRSCHDFNLTNLHGHGLHVQPNLATPVPGDACEGSGCASGQRYYGDHVLHEVGPGEMARYRWDLDEDGTHHEGTNWYHPHIHGATAIQVMDGAAGALIIEGALDEMPELTRARERVVVMTQVAIDHENTVPLKEGEACTEDNLSVTDFLAVEARRATLINGKLAPRMVTAKGQVERWRLVYAGSPDELGIKLHVGLDARCARFDPRPIAMTQIARDGITLPQFYESDTAWVSPGYRIDLVVKMPEEEQTLCLVARRVTDPLGSVIASIEVTEKAGAPTETRLPREADVAKLAPPTTWTGQVDGVTREVSCEAVTEVHQKVVLLVPTPGEDPPNLHGDVSLSSCDPSEHGHDGHDTEGPACLCPDPNINCRRFDERRSWGYRSDRVMTVDTSERWQIRAFDGHPFHIHINPFLVCPNRSNKEPNFAHFRDTMWVQAEDGARDVLMHFRKFTGQFVAHCHKLNHEDEGMMELVEICAAGDRECLCLGTDENGACISQAGCLPEDTQCQFAEAATAAYPAPPLPDPTLCGP, encoded by the coding sequence ATGGGACGGGACGCGACGCTGAGGCGGGTGGGCGCTGGGCTCGGGGCGGTGGTGCTGGCCAGCGCTGGGCTCGGAGGATGCGGAGGGGAGGACGAGGGTCCAGGAGGGCCGAAGGAGCCGCCGGCCTACGAGGATCCCGTGGAGCTCCAGCCGGATGGCGAGGGGGTGTTGCAGCTCCGGTACGGGCCGAGTGCGGTGGAGATCGGTGGGCGGCGGTTCTGCTTGCGGACGTACAACGGGCGGCTGAATGGGCCGACGATCCGCATTCCGAGAGGAGAAGCGCGGCGGGTGCGGGTCGACCTGCACAATGACTTCACGAAGAGTGATTACCGCGAGATTGCGGGGATGATGGGGCACGGGCGGCGGTCGTGCCACGATTTCAATCTGACGAACTTGCACGGGCACGGGCTGCACGTGCAGCCCAATCTCGCGACGCCGGTGCCCGGGGACGCTTGCGAGGGGAGCGGCTGTGCGTCGGGGCAGCGCTATTACGGGGACCACGTGCTGCACGAGGTCGGCCCGGGGGAGATGGCGCGCTATCGGTGGGATCTGGACGAGGACGGGACCCACCACGAGGGGACGAACTGGTATCACCCGCACATTCACGGGGCGACGGCGATCCAGGTGATGGACGGGGCGGCGGGGGCGCTGATCATCGAGGGGGCGCTGGACGAGATGCCCGAGCTCACGCGCGCGAGGGAGCGGGTGGTGGTGATGACGCAGGTCGCCATCGACCATGAGAACACGGTGCCGCTGAAGGAGGGCGAGGCGTGCACGGAGGACAACCTCTCGGTGACGGACTTCCTGGCCGTGGAGGCGCGGCGCGCGACCCTGATCAACGGGAAGCTGGCGCCGCGGATGGTGACGGCGAAGGGCCAGGTGGAGCGGTGGCGCCTGGTCTACGCGGGGAGTCCGGACGAGCTGGGGATCAAGCTGCACGTGGGGCTCGATGCGCGGTGCGCGCGGTTCGACCCGAGGCCGATCGCGATGACGCAGATCGCGCGGGATGGGATCACGCTGCCGCAGTTTTACGAGAGCGACACGGCGTGGGTGTCGCCTGGGTACCGGATCGACCTGGTGGTGAAGATGCCCGAGGAGGAGCAGACGCTGTGCCTCGTGGCGCGGCGGGTGACGGATCCACTGGGGAGCGTGATCGCGTCGATCGAGGTGACCGAGAAGGCGGGGGCGCCGACGGAGACGCGCCTGCCGCGGGAGGCCGACGTGGCGAAGCTGGCGCCACCGACGACGTGGACGGGGCAGGTGGACGGGGTGACGAGGGAGGTGAGCTGCGAGGCGGTGACGGAGGTGCACCAGAAGGTGGTGCTGCTGGTGCCGACGCCAGGAGAGGACCCGCCGAACCTCCACGGGGATGTGTCCCTCAGCTCCTGCGATCCGTCGGAGCACGGGCACGACGGGCACGACACGGAGGGGCCGGCTTGTCTCTGCCCGGACCCCAACATCAACTGCCGGCGGTTCGACGAGCGGCGGTCCTGGGGGTACCGCAGTGACCGGGTGATGACGGTGGACACGTCGGAGCGCTGGCAGATTCGCGCGTTCGACGGGCACCCGTTCCACATTCACATCAACCCGTTCCTGGTGTGCCCGAACCGGTCCAACAAGGAGCCGAACTTCGCGCATTTCCGTGACACGATGTGGGTTCAGGCCGAGGACGGGGCGCGCGACGTGCTGATGCATTTCCGCAAGTTCACGGGGCAGTTCGTGGCGCATTGCCACAAGCTGAACCACGAGGACGAGGGGATGATGGAGCTCGTGGAGATCTGCGCGGCCGGCGATCGAGAATGCCTGTGTCTCGGGACGGACGAGAATGGCGCGTGCATCTCGCAAGCGGGGTGCTTGCCCGAGGACACGCAATGCCAGTTCGCAGAGGCGGCGACGGCGGCGTACCCGGCCCCTCCGCTTCCCGACCCGACGCTCTGCGGGCCCTGA
- a CDS encoding family 2 encapsulin nanocompartment cargo protein terpene cyclase, giving the protein MAEGKGKQPFELPDFYVPWPARLNPNLEGARVHSKAWAREMGILDPPKEEADPPIWDEAKFDAMDYALLCAYTHPEAPGPELDLVTDWYVWVFYFDDHFLEVYKRTKDQAGAKAYLDRLPLFMPVDLGPTPEPTNAVERGLIDLWNRTAPSKSEAWRRRFYESTKHLLEESTWELSNITEKRISNPIEYIEMRRKVGGAPWSADLVEHAVFVEIPDRIARTRPMKVLKDTFSDAVHLRNDLFSYEREILNEGELANCVLVLETFLGTDTQRSAELTNEILTSRLQQFENTTLTELPWLFEEYGLDPLERAQVLTYIRGLQDWQSGGHEWHMRSSRYMNRNADTSSSIGDWMLGPTGLGTSAARIKLSPGALGLQRVKTFSHVPFQDVGHLELPKFYMPYTTSVSPHLDAARKSSKAWARRMGMLDVIPGVPNGYIWDDHKFDVADVALCGAMIHPEATAQELDLTAAWLVWGTYADDYFPLIYTSRKDVPGAKLFTKRMALFMPDDPSVNAAVPTNPVERGIADLWARTVAAVTPRARDSFRKAIQDMTDSWVWELENQTINRIPDPVDYIEMRRKTFGSDLTMSLSRLTMSNDVPQEIFKTRPMQGLDNSAADYACFTNDVFSYQKEVEIEGEIHNVVLVVQKFLDVSKEEACRIVNDLMTARMQQFEHTVATELPALFDDFKLSKDAREQVTAYVEKLQRWMAGVMRWHIAVDRYKEFELHKQPKPGRIPGGPTGLGTSAARIATLFANWQQGSGVGP; this is encoded by the coding sequence ATGGCTGAGGGGAAGGGAAAGCAACCCTTCGAGCTACCGGACTTCTATGTCCCCTGGCCGGCGCGCTTGAACCCCAACCTGGAGGGGGCGCGGGTCCACTCCAAGGCGTGGGCGCGCGAGATGGGGATCCTGGATCCGCCGAAGGAAGAGGCGGACCCGCCGATCTGGGACGAGGCGAAGTTCGACGCGATGGATTACGCGCTGCTCTGCGCGTACACCCACCCGGAAGCGCCAGGGCCGGAGCTGGACCTGGTGACCGACTGGTACGTGTGGGTCTTCTACTTCGACGACCACTTCCTCGAGGTCTACAAGCGGACGAAGGATCAGGCGGGCGCGAAGGCGTACCTGGATCGGCTGCCGCTGTTCATGCCGGTCGATCTGGGGCCGACGCCGGAACCGACGAACGCGGTGGAGCGCGGGCTCATCGATCTGTGGAACCGGACGGCCCCCTCGAAGTCGGAGGCGTGGCGGCGGCGGTTCTACGAGAGCACGAAGCACCTGCTCGAGGAGTCGACCTGGGAGCTGTCGAACATCACCGAGAAGCGGATCTCGAACCCGATCGAGTACATCGAGATGCGCCGCAAGGTGGGTGGCGCGCCGTGGTCGGCAGATCTCGTGGAGCACGCGGTGTTCGTGGAGATCCCGGACCGGATCGCGCGGACGCGGCCGATGAAGGTCCTGAAGGACACGTTCTCGGACGCGGTGCACCTGCGCAACGATCTGTTCTCGTACGAGCGCGAGATCTTGAACGAGGGCGAGCTGGCCAATTGCGTGCTGGTGCTGGAGACGTTCCTCGGCACGGACACGCAGCGGTCGGCGGAGCTGACGAACGAGATCCTGACGTCGCGCCTCCAGCAGTTCGAGAACACGACGCTGACGGAGCTGCCCTGGCTGTTCGAGGAGTACGGGCTGGATCCGCTGGAGCGGGCGCAGGTGCTGACGTACATCCGCGGGCTGCAGGACTGGCAGTCCGGGGGGCACGAGTGGCACATGCGGTCGAGCCGGTACATGAACCGGAACGCCGACACCTCGTCGTCGATCGGGGACTGGATGCTCGGGCCGACGGGGCTCGGGACGTCGGCGGCGCGGATCAAGCTGTCGCCCGGGGCGCTGGGGCTCCAGCGGGTGAAGACGTTCTCGCACGTGCCCTTCCAGGACGTGGGGCATCTGGAGCTGCCGAAGTTCTACATGCCCTACACGACGAGCGTCAGCCCGCACCTGGACGCGGCGCGGAAGTCGTCGAAGGCGTGGGCGCGGCGGATGGGGATGCTGGACGTGATCCCCGGGGTGCCCAACGGGTACATCTGGGACGACCACAAGTTCGACGTGGCCGACGTGGCGCTCTGCGGGGCGATGATCCACCCGGAGGCGACGGCGCAGGAGCTCGATCTGACGGCGGCCTGGCTGGTCTGGGGGACGTACGCCGATGACTACTTCCCGCTGATCTACACCAGCCGGAAGGACGTGCCGGGCGCGAAGCTGTTCACGAAGCGGATGGCGCTGTTCATGCCGGACGACCCCTCCGTGAATGCGGCGGTGCCGACCAACCCGGTGGAGCGAGGGATCGCCGATCTCTGGGCACGGACGGTGGCGGCCGTGACGCCGAGGGCGCGCGATTCGTTCCGGAAGGCCATCCAGGACATGACCGATAGCTGGGTGTGGGAGCTGGAGAACCAGACGATCAACCGCATCCCGGATCCGGTCGATTACATCGAGATGCGTCGGAAGACGTTCGGCTCCGATCTGACGATGAGCCTGTCCAGGCTGACGATGTCGAACGACGTGCCGCAGGAGATCTTCAAGACGAGGCCGATGCAGGGGCTGGACAACTCGGCCGCGGACTACGCCTGCTTCACGAACGACGTGTTCTCGTACCAGAAAGAGGTCGAGATCGAGGGCGAGATCCACAACGTCGTCCTCGTGGTGCAGAAGTTCCTCGACGTCAGCAAGGAGGAAGCCTGCCGGATCGTGAATGATCTGATGACGGCGCGGATGCAGCAGTTCGAGCACACGGTGGCCACGGAGCTGCCGGCGCTGTTCGACGATTTCAAGCTGTCCAAGGACGCGCGGGAGCAGGTGACGGCGTACGTCGAGAAGCTCCAGCGGTGGATGGCGGGCGTGATGCGGTGGCACATCGCCGTGGACCGCTACAAGGAGTTCGAGCTGCACAAGCAGCCGAAGCCGGGGCGTATCCCCGGTGGCCCCACGGGGCTGGGCACGTCGGCAGCGCGCATCGCGACGCTGTTCGCCAACTGGCAGCAAGGTTCGGGCGTCGGCCCGTGA
- a CDS encoding family 2B encapsulin nanocompartment shell protein → MSNSLKSGFDLEKQQQSLATAAARQLATTTKSLPQMQGISSRWLLKLLPWIQVSAGTYRVNRRLSYAVGDGRVTFTSTGSKVQVIPQELCELPILRGFEDNDVLTALAGRFEQKEYKAGEIISEAGKEADAIYLIAHGKVNKIGAGKYGEPTVLEVLADGDHYSYEAILESQDYWEFTVKAVTPCTVLTMQQSAFEAVVAAFPTLQKHIDDFKARAKKKQDTTGQAPIELAAGHHGEPVLPTTYVDYETSPREYELSVVQTVLQIHTRVADLFNEPMNQTEQQLRLTVEALKEQKEFELINNEEFGLLHNADLKQRIHTRSGPPTPDDMDELLATVWKDPSFFLAHPRAIAAFGQECSRRGVYPTSIDVGGNQVPAWRGIPIFPCNKIPVSEGRTSSILLMRTGEKNQGVVGLHPTAIPDEIEPSLSVRFMGINEKAIIQYLVSTYFSTAVLVPDALGILESVEIGRSRD, encoded by the coding sequence ATGTCGAATTCGTTGAAGTCCGGTTTCGATCTTGAGAAGCAGCAGCAGAGCCTCGCGACGGCAGCCGCACGGCAGCTCGCGACGACCACGAAGTCGCTCCCCCAGATGCAGGGGATCTCGTCCCGGTGGCTGCTGAAGCTGCTGCCGTGGATCCAGGTCTCCGCCGGTACGTACCGCGTCAACCGCCGCCTGAGCTATGCGGTCGGTGACGGCCGGGTGACGTTCACCAGCACCGGGTCGAAGGTGCAGGTGATCCCGCAGGAGCTGTGCGAGCTGCCGATCCTGCGCGGTTTCGAGGACAACGATGTCCTGACTGCGCTGGCAGGCCGCTTCGAGCAGAAGGAGTACAAGGCCGGCGAGATCATCAGCGAGGCCGGCAAGGAAGCCGACGCGATCTACCTGATCGCCCACGGCAAGGTGAACAAGATCGGCGCCGGGAAGTACGGCGAGCCGACGGTGCTCGAGGTGCTCGCCGATGGCGATCACTACAGCTACGAGGCGATCCTCGAGTCGCAGGACTACTGGGAGTTCACCGTCAAGGCGGTGACGCCCTGCACGGTGCTGACCATGCAGCAGAGCGCGTTCGAGGCGGTGGTCGCCGCGTTCCCGACCCTGCAGAAGCACATCGACGACTTCAAGGCCCGCGCAAAGAAGAAGCAGGACACGACGGGTCAGGCGCCGATCGAGCTGGCCGCGGGTCACCACGGCGAGCCCGTGCTGCCCACGACCTACGTGGACTACGAGACGTCGCCCCGCGAGTACGAGCTGAGCGTCGTGCAGACGGTGCTCCAGATCCACACGCGCGTGGCCGATCTGTTCAACGAGCCGATGAACCAGACGGAGCAGCAGCTCCGCCTGACCGTCGAGGCGCTCAAGGAGCAGAAGGAGTTCGAGCTGATCAACAACGAGGAGTTCGGCCTGCTCCACAACGCCGACCTCAAGCAGCGGATCCACACCCGCAGCGGCCCCCCCACGCCGGACGACATGGACGAGCTGCTCGCGACGGTGTGGAAGGATCCCTCGTTCTTCCTCGCCCACCCGCGCGCGATCGCCGCGTTCGGCCAGGAGTGCAGCCGCCGTGGGGTGTACCCGACGAGCATCGACGTGGGCGGCAACCAGGTGCCCGCGTGGCGCGGCATCCCGATCTTCCCCTGCAACAAGATCCCCGTCTCGGAGGGTCGCACCAGCTCGATCCTGCTGATGCGGACCGGGGAGAAGAACCAGGGCGTCGTCGGCCTGCACCCGACCGCGATCCCGGACGAGATCGAGCCGAGCCTCTCGGTGCGGTTCATGGGGATCAACGAGAAGGCGATCATCCAGTACCTGGTGAGCACCTACTTCTCGACGGCCGTGCTGGTGCCGGACGCACTGGGCATCCTCGAGAGCGTCGAGATCGGTCGGTCCAGGGACTGA
- a CDS encoding family 2B encapsulin nanocompartment shell protein, translated as MANSVNSVGGVDLDRLHSSLSTAAARQLATTTKSEPHMLGITPRWLLRMLPWVEVTAGTFRVNRRMSYAVGDGRLSFSNIGVKVQVVPQELSELPLLRGFSDDEVLNVLASRFEQKEYKPGDFIVTKGQPAEHVFLIAHGKARKIGSNEYGAEITLDTLADGDHFGDQAIVESNDFWAYSVKAVTPCTVLSLPEKVFEDLIQQSPALSAHVEQFKLKLRQPQDKAGQAAIKLAAGHSGEPELPGTYVDYELSPREYELNVAQTVLKVHSRVSDLFNDPMDQLQQQLRLTIEALRERQEWELINNTDFGLLHNADLKQRVNTRSGPPTPDDMDELLSRRRKSRFFLAHPRTIAAFGRQCTRRGLYPTCVEVQGSKVLAWRGVPILPCDKIPISETQTSSILVMRTGQDDQGVIGLHRTGIPDEVEPGLSVRRMDVDDKAIGSYLVSTYFSAALLIPDALGVLENVELGH; from the coding sequence ATGGCGAATTCAGTGAATTCCGTTGGCGGCGTGGATCTCGACAGGCTGCATTCGAGCCTGAGCACGGCCGCGGCTCGGCAACTGGCGACGACGACGAAGTCGGAGCCGCACATGCTGGGGATCACGCCGCGGTGGTTGCTGCGGATGCTCCCCTGGGTCGAGGTGACGGCAGGCACGTTCCGCGTCAACCGCCGCATGAGCTATGCGGTGGGCGACGGGCGGCTGAGCTTCAGCAACATCGGCGTGAAGGTGCAGGTCGTGCCGCAGGAGCTGTCCGAGCTGCCCCTGCTGCGCGGCTTCTCGGACGACGAGGTGCTGAACGTACTGGCCAGCCGGTTCGAGCAGAAGGAATACAAGCCCGGTGATTTCATCGTCACCAAGGGGCAACCCGCAGAGCACGTGTTCCTGATCGCTCACGGCAAGGCGAGGAAGATCGGGAGCAACGAGTACGGCGCCGAGATCACGCTCGACACGCTCGCCGACGGTGACCATTTCGGTGACCAGGCGATCGTGGAGTCGAATGATTTCTGGGCGTATTCGGTGAAGGCGGTCACGCCGTGCACGGTGCTGTCGCTGCCGGAGAAGGTCTTCGAGGATCTGATCCAGCAGTCGCCGGCGCTGAGCGCGCACGTGGAGCAGTTCAAGCTCAAGCTGCGGCAGCCGCAGGACAAGGCGGGTCAGGCAGCGATCAAGCTGGCTGCTGGGCACTCGGGCGAGCCGGAGCTGCCCGGGACCTACGTCGACTACGAGCTGTCTCCCCGAGAGTACGAGCTGAACGTGGCGCAGACCGTGCTCAAGGTCCACAGCCGCGTGTCGGATCTGTTCAATGATCCGATGGATCAGCTCCAGCAGCAGCTCCGGTTGACCATCGAGGCGCTGCGAGAGCGGCAGGAGTGGGAGTTGATCAACAACACCGACTTCGGCCTTCTGCACAACGCCGACCTGAAGCAGCGGGTCAACACGCGCAGTGGGCCGCCGACGCCCGATGACATGGACGAGCTGCTCTCGCGGCGACGCAAGTCGCGGTTCTTCCTGGCTCACCCGCGGACGATTGCGGCCTTCGGGCGGCAGTGCACGCGGCGGGGGCTCTACCCGACCTGCGTCGAGGTGCAGGGGAGCAAGGTGCTGGCGTGGCGCGGGGTGCCGATCCTGCCCTGCGACAAGATCCCCATCTCCGAGACGCAGACCAGCTCCATCCTGGTGATGCGGACGGGGCAGGACGATCAGGGCGTGATCGGGCTGCACCGGACCGGGATCCCCGACGAGGTGGAGCCGGGTCTGTCGGTGCGGCGGATGGACGTCGACGACAAGGCGATCGGGTCGTACCTGGTCAGCACGTACTTCTCGGCGGCGCTCCTCATCCCCGACGCGCTCGGCGTGCTCGAGAACGTCGAACTCGGTCACTGA
- a CDS encoding STAS domain-containing protein produces the protein MQHEDAAQGTIDALKREIDALQRRVAELEIPARRYQALCAADLLSVQIFAPDGRTLEVNRGWEHLWRLRLEDVRAYNIRQDPALATRGVAPFVERAFGQGEPVRLPAIRYDPLDTGILHEGATRWVTTTIHPILDEAGGIREVVLIHADIGELKQSEEELLQQQKLLEAAVEERTAELSQKLAVIHEQQRAIAALSTPVLRIWDGVLALPLIDRIDAERAARVLDVLLHAIVETSAEFVIIDVSGVPFVDAEVAGYLRNAVRAAGLLGSRCIIVGISAEMARALVAHDLGFEGVPTFARLQEGLRLAMAHERRAMR, from the coding sequence TTGCAGCACGAAGATGCAGCCCAAGGCACCATCGACGCTCTGAAGCGTGAGATCGACGCCCTGCAACGTCGGGTCGCAGAGCTGGAGATCCCCGCGCGGCGTTACCAGGCGCTGTGCGCAGCGGATCTGCTGAGCGTCCAGATTTTCGCTCCCGACGGGCGCACGCTGGAGGTGAATCGCGGCTGGGAGCACCTCTGGCGGCTGCGGCTGGAAGACGTCCGCGCGTACAACATCCGTCAGGACCCTGCACTGGCCACGAGGGGGGTGGCGCCGTTCGTGGAGCGTGCCTTCGGACAGGGGGAGCCGGTGCGGTTGCCCGCCATTCGCTACGATCCCCTCGACACCGGGATCCTCCACGAAGGCGCCACGCGGTGGGTGACGACGACGATTCACCCGATCCTGGACGAGGCGGGCGGCATCCGGGAGGTGGTGCTGATTCACGCCGACATCGGGGAACTCAAGCAATCCGAAGAGGAGCTGCTCCAGCAGCAGAAGCTGCTCGAGGCGGCCGTCGAGGAGCGTACGGCGGAGCTCTCGCAGAAGCTCGCCGTCATCCACGAACAGCAGCGCGCCATTGCGGCGCTGTCGACGCCGGTGCTCCGCATCTGGGACGGGGTGCTGGCGCTGCCCCTCATCGATCGGATCGACGCCGAGCGCGCGGCCCGGGTGCTCGATGTGCTGCTCCACGCGATCGTGGAGACGAGCGCAGAATTCGTGATCATCGACGTGAGCGGCGTGCCCTTCGTGGACGCGGAGGTCGCGGGCTACCTGCGCAATGCGGTGCGCGCGGCCGGGCTGCTGGGGTCTCGCTGCATCATCGTCGGGATCTCGGCGGAGATGGCGCGGGCCCTGGTCGCGCACGACCTGGGGTTCGAGGGGGTGCCGACGTTCGCCAGGCTCCAGGAGGGGTTGCGGCTCGCGATGGCCCACGAGCGGCGGGCGATGCGCTGA
- a CDS encoding acid phosphatase: MDERPTPLPPDVAPEPALSIGQRVLPSGLVRRSAWLLLSAALAHAATACGAPGTTLGGPEASAPVLAGGTTSLGAHPTDDGKTDAALPATDDTAAIPLWKDGKDHPRGYLGDEAPDGTHFLPPPPAPGSPGDATDRAIEQKVRALQGSARWQWAARDNDLETPVAPRAFECALGVTFDPATMPILTRLLARVTSDVGAGGERAKQRFARKRPYAVAETTTCIPPEARPPNASYPSGHAATGWAWALVLMELAPDRAEAVARRGIAFGDSRVVCGIHYASDVDAGRLVGATVIARLRAEPAFVRDLARARTELAAARTSATQNAACAEEEAVLANRGF, from the coding sequence ATGGACGAACGACCGACACCTCTCCCGCCCGACGTCGCGCCCGAGCCGGCCCTGTCCATCGGGCAGCGTGTCCTCCCGAGCGGCCTGGTCCGCAGGAGCGCATGGCTCCTGCTGAGCGCCGCCCTCGCTCACGCCGCGACCGCTTGCGGTGCGCCCGGCACGACGCTCGGTGGACCCGAGGCCTCTGCGCCCGTGCTGGCGGGCGGAACGACCTCACTGGGCGCGCATCCCACGGACGACGGGAAGACCGACGCGGCCCTCCCGGCGACCGACGACACCGCCGCGATCCCGCTCTGGAAGGACGGCAAGGACCACCCCCGCGGCTACCTGGGCGACGAAGCCCCCGACGGCACCCACTTCTTGCCGCCTCCCCCGGCGCCTGGCTCTCCGGGCGACGCGACGGACCGCGCCATCGAACAGAAGGTCCGAGCCCTCCAGGGCAGCGCCCGGTGGCAATGGGCAGCCCGCGACAATGACCTGGAGACCCCCGTGGCGCCGCGGGCCTTCGAGTGCGCCCTCGGCGTCACCTTCGATCCCGCAACGATGCCGATCCTCACGCGGCTCCTCGCGCGCGTCACCTCCGACGTCGGCGCGGGCGGCGAACGCGCGAAGCAACGGTTCGCGCGAAAGCGACCGTACGCCGTCGCCGAGACCACCACCTGCATCCCACCGGAGGCTCGCCCCCCGAACGCCTCGTACCCCTCGGGTCACGCCGCCACCGGGTGGGCGTGGGCGCTGGTCCTGATGGAACTGGCCCCCGACCGGGCGGAGGCCGTGGCCAGGCGCGGCATTGCCTTCGGTGACAGCCGCGTGGTCTGCGGCATTCACTACGCCAGCGACGTCGACGCAGGGCGCCTCGTGGGCGCGACCGTCATCGCACGTCTCCGCGCCGAACCCGCCTTCGTGCGCGATCTCGCCCGCGCCCGAACCGAACTCGCTGCAGCCCGCACCAGCGCCACGCAGAACGCCGCCTGCGCCGAGGAAGAAGCCGTCCTCGCCAACCGTGGATTCTGA